The proteins below come from a single Serratia fonticola genomic window:
- a CDS encoding fimbrial protein, whose protein sequence is MKAVVKHVLLVLLAMAMGYNNAIADPVNINITGNVVASPCVVNNNNSDLNVDLGTSIQANTLETAGAGTTPKAFNLLLTSCPVGTSNVTVTFTGTAAAAPQTNMYLNTGVATPLAVELSSGGTILGNSSTLTQAVQADRTVTYALSARAVTPTGNVMPGSIIALVQANFTYN, encoded by the coding sequence ATGAAAGCAGTAGTGAAGCATGTGCTATTAGTCTTATTAGCTATGGCTATGGGGTATAATAACGCGATAGCCGATCCGGTCAATATCAATATTACCGGGAATGTTGTGGCTTCGCCCTGTGTGGTGAATAACAACAATAGCGACCTTAACGTTGATCTAGGCACCAGCATTCAAGCCAATACGCTGGAGACTGCCGGTGCAGGGACGACACCTAAGGCGTTTAATCTGTTGTTAACCTCCTGCCCGGTAGGGACGAGCAATGTTACGGTGACCTTTACCGGTACGGCTGCTGCGGCTCCGCAAACCAATATGTACCTCAATACGGGGGTTGCAACCCCGCTGGCGGTTGAATTATCCAGTGGTGGTACGATTTTGGGCAACAGCAGCACCCTGACTCAAGCGGTACAGGCGGACAGAACCGTAACCTATGCGCTGAGTGCCCGTGCCGTGACACCGACCGGTAACGTAATGCCAGGCAGTATCATTGCATTGGTGCAAGCCAACTTTACCTATAACTAA
- a CDS encoding fimbrial protein, with protein sequence MSELITRTLLIIVAGIMSSAVQATDLNINGIVVASPCTVDTASVSQDVDFGQVRLNEMRAAGNASDWQSFEVKLVNCPPSTTSATVTFSGTPATADATLYDNAGTAVNAAVQLAQAANKTLVQGNGSSMTVSVDAQHNATYALAGRLMSFSDTGPGTFSSIVQMAFTYQ encoded by the coding sequence ATGAGCGAACTGATAACGCGTACATTGCTAATCATCGTGGCGGGAATAATGAGTAGTGCCGTTCAGGCTACGGATCTCAATATTAACGGTATAGTGGTGGCAAGCCCCTGTACTGTTGATACCGCCTCGGTCAGTCAGGATGTGGACTTTGGCCAGGTCCGCCTTAACGAAATGAGGGCCGCTGGCAATGCTTCTGATTGGCAGTCGTTTGAGGTTAAGCTGGTTAATTGCCCACCAAGTACCACCTCAGCGACGGTGACTTTTAGCGGTACGCCAGCTACGGCTGATGCAACATTGTATGATAATGCAGGTACTGCGGTGAATGCCGCGGTACAGTTGGCACAGGCGGCCAATAAAACGTTGGTGCAAGGGAACGGTAGTAGCATGACCGTATCGGTTGATGCACAGCATAATGCCACTTACGCCTTGGCCGGGCGGCTGATGAGCTTCAGCGATACCGGCCCCGGTACTTTCAGCAGCATAGTGCAGATGGCTTTCACTTATCAGTAA
- a CDS encoding winged helix-turn-helix transcriptional regulator: MTRKAEPFPHDYAATIELFEKLSPHASFDMIPSGTRLYPFKDGVSYCYLIRSGICGFHHSADEILISILRVPGIVGIGGIVDAEGGIFIQTQSEAEIATLTLSEARQLVSRLNLWELLSRHIFRATHRLFTLGTYLAAPSAYEVLRFQLIELMGEPAQFRERISASQYIQQKTHLSRSSIMKILAQLKQGGYVKLEDGVLKEIYHLPLKY; the protein is encoded by the coding sequence ATGACCAGGAAAGCTGAGCCGTTTCCCCATGATTATGCCGCGACGATCGAACTGTTTGAAAAACTGAGCCCCCATGCTTCTTTTGACATGATTCCTTCTGGAACCCGGCTCTACCCTTTTAAAGATGGGGTTTCGTATTGTTATCTTATCCGTAGTGGGATCTGCGGATTCCATCATAGCGCCGATGAGATCCTCATCAGCATACTGCGTGTTCCCGGCATTGTCGGGATCGGTGGCATCGTTGATGCGGAAGGGGGGATATTTATCCAGACTCAAAGCGAGGCCGAAATTGCCACCCTCACTTTATCGGAGGCGAGGCAACTGGTTTCGCGGCTCAATTTGTGGGAGCTGCTATCCCGGCATATATTCAGGGCAACACACCGGTTGTTTACTTTGGGCACCTATCTTGCGGCCCCCAGCGCATATGAAGTTCTGCGCTTTCAACTGATAGAGTTGATGGGCGAGCCAGCGCAATTCCGAGAGCGTATTTCTGCCTCCCAGTATATTCAGCAAAAAACTCACCTATCACGCAGTAGTATCATGAAGATCCTCGCGCAACTGAAGCAAGGGGGATATGTGAAACTTGAGGATGGCGTGCTGAAGGAGATTTACCACCTGCCGCTCAAATATTGA